A window of Sutcliffiella cohnii contains these coding sequences:
- a CDS encoding amidase: MNHFGYENYDGLGIAELIKQKEVSKPEVLEAALNKMESVNKDVNAFIYTRKEKVQKEIVDENEGIFAGVPFALKDISQEMKGEPLTLGSKVHKDYVSNEDSEYVKRLRKQGLLFLGYTNVPEFGLMAVTEPKHYGPTRNPWNLDYTPGGSSGGSAAAVASGMVPFAGANDGGGSIRIPAAYCGLFGLKPTRGRTPVGPKNGRYWQGATVEHAITKTVRDSAALLDILNGVEKAGAYTAPPFNGRYLKEIEKGIETPLKIAFSIESPILTEVNKECQAAVIKTVKHLESLGHHVIEKNAPVDGKKLAASYITLYFGEVSASISRLEEVIGKRVKYEDVEPTTWLLSLLGKATTAQEFVLSLQEWDRAAYEMEVFHETYDLYITPTTAFPPAKIGDHDLKSLEKLALEVTGKIGSAKLLKKLGIVDKLVEDSLKRVPFTQLANLTGQPAMSVPLHVTNEGLPVGVQFMAARGKEDLLLKMAAMLEQTSLWTPLNENPYFKID; encoded by the coding sequence TTGAATCATTTTGGATATGAAAATTATGATGGTTTAGGAATAGCCGAGTTGATTAAGCAGAAGGAAGTTAGTAAACCCGAAGTTTTGGAAGCAGCTTTAAATAAAATGGAATCAGTTAATAAAGATGTAAATGCCTTTATTTATACTCGAAAAGAGAAGGTACAAAAAGAAATAGTAGATGAAAATGAAGGTATCTTTGCTGGAGTACCATTTGCGTTAAAAGATATCTCACAAGAAATGAAAGGGGAGCCACTTACGCTAGGCTCCAAAGTGCATAAAGACTATGTTTCAAACGAAGATTCGGAATATGTAAAACGATTAAGAAAACAAGGGTTGCTTTTTCTAGGTTACACAAACGTTCCAGAATTTGGTTTAATGGCAGTTACAGAACCGAAACACTATGGCCCAACTAGAAATCCTTGGAATTTAGATTATACACCTGGTGGCTCTAGCGGTGGCTCAGCTGCAGCTGTTGCATCAGGCATGGTACCATTTGCTGGAGCAAACGATGGCGGAGGTTCCATTAGAATACCAGCAGCATATTGTGGATTATTTGGTTTAAAACCTACTAGAGGGAGAACACCTGTTGGACCAAAAAACGGACGGTATTGGCAAGGTGCAACAGTGGAACATGCAATAACAAAAACGGTAAGAGATAGTGCTGCATTACTGGATATATTAAACGGTGTAGAAAAAGCAGGGGCTTATACGGCACCTCCGTTTAATGGAAGGTACTTAAAGGAAATAGAAAAAGGGATAGAGACTCCTTTAAAAATAGCCTTTTCTATCGAATCTCCTATTCTAACTGAAGTAAACAAAGAGTGCCAGGCTGCTGTAATAAAAACCGTAAAGCATTTAGAATCTTTAGGACATCATGTAATAGAAAAGAATGCACCGGTCGATGGTAAGAAGTTGGCAGCGAGTTATATTACACTATATTTTGGAGAAGTGAGTGCCTCTATATCACGATTAGAAGAAGTAATTGGAAAAAGAGTGAAATATGAAGATGTAGAACCGACTACTTGGCTTTTAAGCTTGCTCGGGAAGGCTACAACTGCACAAGAATTTGTTCTTAGTTTACAGGAATGGGATAGAGCTGCATATGAAATGGAAGTTTTTCACGAAACGTATGATCTTTATATAACTCCAACAACAGCATTTCCACCTGCTAAAATTGGAGACCATGACCTAAAATCATTGGAAAAGCTTGCATTAGAAGTAACAGGGAAAATCGGGTCTGCTAAACTGTTGAAGAAACTTGGAATCGTAGATAAGTTAGTGGAAGATAGCTTGAAAAGAGTACCATTTACTCAACTAGCCAATTTAACAGGTCAACCAGCAATGTCTGTACCTCTCCATGTAACAAACGAAGGTTTACCTGTAGGAGTTCAATTTATGGCAGCAAGAGGAAAGGAAGATTTATTATTAAAAATGGCGGCGATGCTAGAGCAAACAAGCCTTTGGACTCCATTAAATGAAAACCCGTATTTTAAAATAGATTGA
- a CDS encoding DEAD/DEAH box helicase, which yields MSIMINERKILDMCGNASFKRGEAFCRDGKVTIVQNENNVIRATISGNENFEVEITFKNERILKIACSCPKLASYKKECQHVAAVLLMLNKQYIHAKRDNNDDVDSLFDIFNSEKRHSISQRHFENREIQNATFTCKAIKIQDGQYMIGIEMKVGSQTVKNLYKFIKNALDGVPTNLSSTFTYNPALHCFSKEVDKVLQLLFEIVQVKQIYIDEVNDGMLNTLVIPPTLGEKLLMLLSNIHSSLFIVNSVTTVPVRIGQATLNLKFSLERQQNGNYSLIIDGIQNLYVFSSYQFVFVNGEFIRLQNDDCLRLSELVKMIDRTGENIIPLSEEQLPMFIDKVVPGLRRLGTIQFSESITDKLVKTPLKAKLFLDRLKNRLLVGLEFHYENVIINPLDKNDRVLGPLFIRDVGKEEEILRIMEESEFAKTDGGYYLQNEELEYQFLYHVLPSLKKLVQIYATTAVRNRIFRENKRPKINVKMKKDRINWLQFKFEMDGIADREIKELLVALEEKRKYYRLQNGSLLSLETKELNEIQTFLNTIPQEYKQSDDEWGLPVVGGLKYVDNLTDEAISIDKSFQQFIGKLVHPQNESFEVPEDLRSILRDYQITGYKWMKLLAKHHFGGILADDMGLGKTLQSITFIYSELELIREGKNPVLIVCPSSLTFNWLSEIQKFAPQIKAIVIDGSKKERQPLLQNNSGVDVVIISYPLLRQEIQWLDKQVFHTVFFDEAQAFKNPNTQTAKAVKKVKANHRFALSGTPIENSLVELWSIFHVILPELFQSFKEYNNLTKKTISKRIRPFLLRRTKKDVLQELPQKIEQVERVELLPEQKKLYAAYLAKLRHDTLKQLDKDTIRKNRIKILAGLTRLRQICCHPALFVDGYKGTSSKFEQLKQIVNDAKRTGRRVLIFSQFTKMLQLIGKELAMNGTSFFYLDGQTPSEERLERCNRFNKGERDFFLISLKAGGTGLNLTGADTVVLYDLWWNPAVETQAADRAYRIGQTKDVQVIKLLTAGTIEEKMNELQQKKQNLVEQMIEDNDSIQLTEEDIAEMLGVPIHI from the coding sequence ATGTCGATAATGATAAATGAAAGAAAAATTTTAGATATGTGCGGTAATGCTTCCTTTAAACGTGGGGAGGCGTTTTGCCGCGATGGAAAAGTTACTATTGTACAAAATGAGAACAACGTAATAAGAGCAACCATATCAGGAAACGAAAACTTTGAGGTTGAGATTACTTTTAAAAATGAAAGAATTTTGAAGATTGCTTGTAGCTGTCCTAAACTTGCTTCCTATAAAAAAGAATGCCAGCATGTTGCAGCAGTACTTCTTATGCTAAATAAGCAGTACATTCATGCAAAAAGAGACAATAATGATGATGTGGACAGTTTATTCGATATTTTTAATAGTGAAAAAAGACATTCTATTTCCCAACGACATTTTGAAAATAGGGAAATACAAAATGCTACTTTTACTTGTAAAGCCATAAAAATTCAAGATGGGCAATATATGATCGGTATAGAAATGAAGGTTGGCTCGCAAACCGTTAAAAATCTTTATAAATTTATAAAAAATGCTTTAGATGGAGTACCGACAAACTTGTCTTCCACTTTTACGTATAACCCAGCGCTACATTGCTTTTCGAAAGAAGTAGATAAAGTACTTCAGCTTCTTTTTGAAATAGTACAAGTTAAACAAATATATATCGATGAAGTTAATGATGGGATGTTAAACACATTAGTTATTCCACCTACGTTAGGTGAAAAACTTTTAATGCTTCTTTCTAACATACACTCGTCACTTTTTATCGTGAATAGTGTCACAACAGTACCGGTTCGAATCGGACAAGCGACACTCAATCTAAAATTTTCATTAGAAAGACAGCAAAATGGAAATTACTCTTTAATAATAGACGGGATACAAAATCTGTATGTTTTCTCGTCGTATCAATTCGTTTTTGTAAATGGGGAATTTATTCGTTTACAAAATGATGATTGTCTACGATTATCAGAGTTAGTGAAAATGATTGATAGAACGGGGGAAAATATCATTCCTTTATCAGAAGAACAGCTACCAATGTTTATCGATAAAGTAGTACCTGGTTTAAGAAGGCTCGGAACAATTCAATTTTCGGAATCCATAACAGATAAGTTAGTGAAAACTCCGTTAAAGGCAAAACTCTTTTTAGATCGCTTAAAAAACCGATTACTTGTTGGTTTAGAATTTCATTATGAAAATGTAATTATAAATCCACTAGATAAAAACGACAGAGTACTTGGACCTTTGTTTATAAGAGATGTTGGTAAGGAAGAAGAAATTTTAAGAATTATGGAAGAAAGTGAATTTGCCAAAACAGATGGAGGCTATTATCTACAAAACGAAGAGTTAGAATATCAATTTTTATATCACGTTCTCCCTTCATTAAAAAAGCTCGTACAAATATATGCGACAACAGCTGTTAGGAATCGTATTTTCAGAGAAAATAAACGACCTAAAATCAATGTAAAAATGAAAAAAGACCGAATAAATTGGTTACAGTTTAAATTTGAAATGGATGGTATAGCTGATAGGGAGATTAAAGAACTTCTTGTAGCACTTGAAGAAAAGCGAAAATATTATCGTCTTCAAAACGGTTCGTTACTTTCATTAGAAACAAAAGAATTGAATGAAATTCAAACATTTTTAAATACAATACCCCAAGAGTATAAACAGTCAGACGATGAGTGGGGCTTACCTGTTGTAGGTGGGTTAAAATATGTAGATAATCTTACGGATGAGGCAATCTCTATAGACAAATCGTTTCAACAATTTATTGGGAAACTAGTGCATCCACAAAATGAAAGTTTCGAGGTACCTGAAGATTTACGTTCGATTTTAAGAGACTATCAAATTACTGGTTATAAATGGATGAAACTTCTAGCAAAACATCATTTTGGTGGCATTTTAGCTGATGATATGGGGCTTGGAAAAACGTTACAAAGTATTACGTTTATTTACTCAGAGCTTGAGCTTATTAGAGAAGGTAAAAATCCAGTATTAATTGTTTGTCCTTCTTCGCTGACCTTTAATTGGTTAAGCGAAATTCAAAAATTCGCACCACAAATAAAGGCAATCGTTATTGATGGATCTAAAAAAGAAAGGCAACCTTTGTTACAAAATAATAGTGGGGTAGATGTAGTAATCATTTCTTATCCTTTGTTAAGACAAGAAATACAATGGTTAGACAAACAAGTATTCCATACTGTATTTTTCGATGAGGCTCAAGCGTTTAAAAATCCAAATACGCAAACTGCAAAGGCTGTAAAGAAAGTGAAGGCAAATCACCGCTTTGCACTTTCTGGCACACCGATTGAAAATTCATTAGTGGAATTATGGTCTATTTTTCATGTAATATTACCTGAACTGTTTCAAAGCTTTAAAGAATATAATAATTTAACGAAAAAGACGATAAGTAAAAGAATACGTCCATTTTTATTAAGAAGGACAAAGAAAGATGTGCTTCAAGAATTACCTCAAAAGATAGAGCAAGTTGAACGAGTGGAGTTATTACCAGAACAGAAAAAACTATATGCAGCTTATTTAGCGAAATTAAGGCACGACACATTGAAGCAGTTAGATAAAGATACAATTAGAAAAAATAGAATAAAAATATTAGCTGGTCTCACACGACTGCGACAAATATGTTGTCATCCTGCACTTTTTGTAGACGGATATAAAGGTACTTCTTCTAAATTTGAACAATTAAAACAAATCGTGAATGATGCCAAACGTACAGGAAGAAGAGTACTGATATTTTCACAATTCACGAAAATGTTACAGCTTATAGGAAAAGAATTAGCAATGAACGGTACGTCATTTTTTTATTTAGATGGACAAACACCTTCAGAAGAAAGATTAGAGCGATGTAATCGTTTCAATAAAGGCGAACGAGACTTCTTTTTAATATCGTTAAAAGCAGGTGGAACAGGATTGAATTTAACAGGTGCAGATACTGTAGTGTTATATGACCTATGGTGGAACCCTGCAGTCGAGACACAAGCGGCAGATCGTGCTTATCGGATCGGTCAAACAAAAGATGTACAAGTAATAAAACTATTAACAGCAGGAACCATTGAAGAAAAAATGAATGAATTACAACAGAAAAAACAAAATTTAGTAGAACAAATGATAGAAGATAACGATTCCATCCAACTAACAGAGGAAGATATTGCTGAAATGTTAGGTGTACCGATTCATATATAA